One genomic window of Bactrocera dorsalis isolate Fly_Bdor chromosome 4, ASM2337382v1, whole genome shotgun sequence includes the following:
- the LOC125778118 gene encoding homeobox protein Hox-B4-like: MIPNTTFPAFGQCCYENAPPNAYGRYNVYGNIQPTSIYGNPHIHQTSSQSPPTTPPLTDNGPYSPATTIATDNRNYSRTVYTREQVAELETEYRICKFATGPRRRQIAERIGVDELKIKVWFKNRRAKDKKRSAITPSNSEENRLSSEILDSSNNPNEEASPTSQNSLKRMSDDIDDLLQAFEDYIREKNELLQPPLKKPKVEILEHMIFNPTTNCWVRYDSLCPM, encoded by the exons atgattCCCAACACCACGTTTCCAGCATTC ggACAATGTTGTTATGAAAACGCACCACCAAATGCGTATGGACGGTATAATGTATATGGTAATATACAGCCAACATCTATCTATGGTAATCCACATATACATCAAACTTCTTCACAATCACCGCCTACAACACCTCCACTGACAGATAATGGTCCGTATTCACCGGCTACAACAATTGCAACGGATAACCGCAACTATTCGCGAACAGTATATACTCGTGAGCAAGTGGCCGAATTGGAGACCGAATATAGAATTTGCAAGTTTGCCACAGGTCCTCGTAGAAGACAAATAGCGGAACGAATAGGCGTGGAtgagttaaaaataaaagtatggtTTAAAAATAGAAGGGCCAAAGATAAGAAGCGTTCGGCGATCACCCCTTCTAATTCCGAGGAAAATCGGTTGTCTTCTGAAATATTGGACTCTTCAAATAATCCCAACGAAGAAGCATCACCAACTAgccaaaattcattaaaaaggaTGAGCGACGACATTGATGACTTGCTGCAAGCATTTGAGGACTATATTCGGGAAAAAAATGAACTACTACAACCGCCTTTAAAGAAACCTAAAGTGGAAATATTGGAGCACATGATATTCAATCCAACTACAAATTGTTGGGTTCGATACGATTCTTTATGTCCGATGTGA